A window of the Branchiibius hedensis genome harbors these coding sequences:
- a CDS encoding prephenate dehydrogenase, translating to MKVHVIGTGLIGTSIALALTRVGDEVTLEDPSPTAAALAADLGAGSVARPEHPDVVVVAAPPDVTAKVVELALVTWPLAVVTDVASVKGAILADLVAYGEADLSRYVGSHPMAGKERSGAVAAQADLFEGRTWVVCPATQSAPSAVDLVARLAAATGAAVVQMPAGEHDAAVAAVSHVPQLAASLVAARLRELPDGAIALSGQGIRDVTRIAASDPLLWTQILSGNAAAIAPVIDDLADDLSRVAEALRALLADDDGTGARGVLARAIADGQLGQARIPGKHGSAPTAYAALTVIVPDEPGSLARLFNDMGDAGINLEDLRLEHGVGAKIGLAEVMVLPTVADRLRGVLEEKGWRVHD from the coding sequence GTGAAGGTCCACGTCATCGGGACCGGTCTGATCGGCACCTCCATCGCGTTGGCCCTGACCCGGGTCGGCGACGAAGTGACCCTCGAGGACCCCTCGCCGACGGCCGCCGCGCTGGCTGCGGACCTGGGCGCCGGGTCGGTCGCCCGTCCCGAACATCCCGACGTGGTCGTGGTGGCGGCGCCGCCGGACGTCACGGCCAAGGTCGTCGAACTCGCCCTGGTCACCTGGCCGCTCGCCGTGGTCACCGACGTGGCGTCGGTCAAGGGCGCGATCCTGGCCGACCTGGTGGCGTACGGCGAGGCCGACCTTTCGCGGTACGTCGGCTCCCACCCCATGGCTGGCAAGGAGCGCTCCGGCGCTGTCGCGGCCCAGGCCGACCTCTTCGAAGGGCGTACCTGGGTGGTCTGCCCGGCGACGCAGTCCGCGCCGTCGGCGGTCGACCTCGTCGCACGTCTGGCTGCGGCCACGGGTGCTGCGGTCGTGCAGATGCCGGCCGGAGAGCACGACGCCGCGGTGGCTGCCGTGTCGCACGTGCCGCAACTTGCCGCGAGCCTGGTCGCGGCGCGCCTGCGAGAACTGCCGGACGGTGCAATTGCCCTGTCCGGTCAGGGAATTCGTGATGTCACCCGCATCGCGGCCAGTGATCCGCTGTTGTGGACCCAGATCCTGTCGGGCAACGCGGCAGCGATCGCGCCGGTGATCGACGACCTGGCTGACGACCTGTCCCGCGTCGCGGAGGCGCTGCGCGCTCTCCTTGCCGATGACGACGGGACTGGGGCGCGCGGCGTACTGGCCCGGGCCATCGCCGACGGGCAACTGGGTCAGGCGCGGATTCCCGGCAAGCACGGAAGCGCGCCTACGGCGTACGCCGCCTTGACGGTCATCGTTCCGGACGAACCCGGCAGTCTCGCAAGGCTGTTCAACGACATGGGTGACGCCGGCATCAACCTGGAGGACCTGCGCCTGGAGCACGGCGTGGGCGCCAAGATCGGGCTCGCGGAAGTCATGGTCCTGCCGACGGTTGCCGACCGGCTCCGCGGCGTACTGGAAGAGAAGGGGTGGCGGGTCCATGACTGA
- the cmk gene encoding (d)CMP kinase codes for MTEGRLIVAIDGPSGTGKSSVSKEVARRLGVGYLDTGAMYRAVAWWAQHQGIDLTDQVAVAHAAETIPLVMGTNPDDPRVSVDDIPIDQQIRTSEISEVVSAVATNLAVRSTMKKRQRQLINQIAEATGGVVAEGRDITTVVAPFADARILMTASEEVRMGRRSKELAVDAEATRAQIVERDAKDSTVAQFLTAADGVITIDTSDLDFEESVAAVLGAIEASTSAIAGH; via the coding sequence ATGACTGAGGGCCGGCTGATTGTTGCCATCGACGGGCCTTCGGGCACCGGCAAATCCAGCGTTTCCAAAGAGGTCGCGCGGCGGCTCGGCGTCGGCTATCTGGACACGGGCGCGATGTATCGCGCGGTCGCGTGGTGGGCTCAGCACCAGGGCATCGACCTGACCGACCAGGTCGCTGTCGCGCACGCCGCCGAGACCATCCCGTTGGTCATGGGCACCAATCCCGACGACCCGCGGGTGAGTGTCGACGACATTCCGATCGACCAGCAGATCCGCACCAGCGAGATCTCCGAGGTCGTCTCGGCGGTCGCCACCAACCTCGCGGTGCGCTCCACGATGAAGAAGCGTCAGCGGCAACTCATCAACCAGATCGCCGAGGCGACCGGGGGAGTGGTCGCCGAGGGGCGCGACATCACCACCGTCGTGGCGCCGTTCGCCGACGCCCGGATCCTGATGACGGCCAGCGAGGAGGTCCGGATGGGCCGGCGGTCCAAGGAACTGGCCGTCGACGCCGAAGCCACCCGGGCGCAGATCGTCGAACGTGACGCGAAAGACTCGACGGTCGCCCAATTCCTCACGGCGGCAGACGGAGTCATCACCATCGACACCAGCGACCTGGACTTCGAGGAGTCCGTGGCCGCGGTGCTCGGCGCTATCGAGGCGAGTACCTCGGCGATCGCCGGACACTGA
- a CDS encoding pseudouridine synthase, whose protein sequence is MTPPKKKATSGRGKPAGRSSAPKRGGKPTAKKAQQPAKPKQPAKDVHDPDGVRLQKLLAAAGVGSRRACEELIVAGRVMVDDQVVTELGVRVDPDKQVVHVDGDRVQLDASRVYLAFNKPLGVVSTMSDDMGRDSVGQFVDQRKERLFHVGRLDADTEGLLLLTNDGELANRLQHPSYGVPKVYVATFRGQAPRDMGKRLREGVELEDGVVKVDSFRVVDSTPGWSMVEVILHEGRKHIVRRMLESVGFPVESLVRTQVGEVRLGELRPGKLRPLTKAEVASLYRAAGL, encoded by the coding sequence ATGACGCCCCCGAAGAAGAAAGCAACCAGCGGCCGGGGCAAACCGGCCGGGCGGTCGTCTGCTCCCAAGCGCGGCGGCAAGCCCACCGCGAAGAAGGCGCAGCAGCCCGCCAAACCGAAGCAGCCCGCCAAGGATGTGCACGACCCCGACGGCGTGCGGCTGCAGAAGCTGCTCGCCGCCGCTGGTGTCGGTAGCCGGCGCGCCTGCGAGGAGTTGATCGTGGCCGGCCGGGTCATGGTCGATGACCAGGTCGTCACCGAGCTCGGCGTGCGCGTCGACCCCGACAAGCAGGTCGTGCACGTCGACGGCGACCGGGTCCAACTGGATGCCTCCCGGGTCTACCTGGCCTTCAACAAACCGCTCGGCGTGGTCTCCACGATGAGCGACGACATGGGTCGCGACTCGGTGGGCCAGTTCGTCGACCAGCGCAAGGAGCGCCTCTTCCACGTGGGCCGGCTCGACGCCGACACCGAGGGGCTGCTGCTGCTCACCAACGACGGTGAGCTGGCCAACCGACTGCAACACCCGTCGTACGGCGTGCCGAAGGTCTACGTCGCGACGTTCCGCGGGCAGGCCCCCCGGGACATGGGTAAACGGCTGCGCGAAGGGGTCGAGCTCGAAGACGGTGTGGTGAAGGTCGACTCCTTCCGGGTCGTGGACTCCACGCCGGGCTGGAGCATGGTCGAGGTGATCCTGCACGAAGGCCGCAAACACATCGTGCGCCGGATGCTGGAGTCGGTCGGCTTCCCGGTCGAATCGCTGGTGCGCACCCAGGTCGGCGAAGTCCGCCTCGGCGAACTGCGCCCCGGCAAACTGCGACCGCTGACGAAGGCCGAGGTGGCCTCGCTCTACCGGGCGGCGGGTCTGTGA
- the scpB gene encoding SMC-Scp complex subunit ScpB, translating into MSEVEQEETPVLDLTSLPGGRRAALEAVLMVIDQPISAAELAEALELDPADVTADLEALASEYAEADRGFALRSINGGWRIYSRGDLAPVVEKFLLDGQQAKLTQASLETLAVIAYRQPVSRARISAVRGVNVDGVVRTLLTRGLITEVGEDGEGGATLYGTTTFFLQRMGLSSLDELPPLAPYLPPAHVIDELIEQGHG; encoded by the coding sequence ATGAGTGAGGTGGAGCAGGAGGAGACCCCGGTCCTGGACCTGACGTCCCTGCCGGGTGGCCGCCGCGCTGCACTGGAAGCGGTCCTCATGGTCATCGACCAGCCGATCAGTGCCGCCGAACTCGCCGAAGCCCTTGAGCTGGATCCCGCGGACGTGACCGCGGATCTCGAAGCGCTCGCTAGCGAGTACGCCGAGGCGGACCGCGGTTTTGCGTTGCGCAGCATCAACGGCGGCTGGCGGATCTACAGCCGCGGGGACCTGGCGCCGGTCGTGGAGAAGTTCCTGCTGGATGGTCAGCAGGCCAAGCTCACCCAGGCCTCGCTCGAGACGCTTGCCGTCATCGCCTACCGGCAACCGGTCTCCCGGGCCCGGATCAGCGCGGTCCGCGGCGTCAACGTGGACGGCGTCGTGCGCACCCTGCTCACCCGCGGCCTGATCACCGAGGTCGGTGAGGACGGTGAGGGCGGCGCGACGCTGTACGGCACGACCACCTTCTTCCTGCAACGCATGGGGTTGTCCTCGCTGGACGAACTCCCGCCGCTGGCGCCTTACCTGCCGCCAGCCCATGTGATCGACGAACTGATCGAACAAGGACACGGATGA